Proteins encoded within one genomic window of Actinoplanes octamycinicus:
- a CDS encoding PPOX class F420-dependent oxidoreductase, which produces MSVPTEIAASKQISLITFRKDGRPVATPVWHVARGDTLTTVSAADAGKVKRIRNNPRVEVVACDLRGKVAPGAQPVRGTAVLLPPSETEKTRRLMETRYVTARIGGFVSRLLRIKRPAGIGIVITL; this is translated from the coding sequence ATGAGCGTGCCCACGGAGATCGCCGCCAGCAAGCAGATCAGTCTGATCACGTTCCGCAAGGACGGACGGCCGGTGGCGACGCCGGTCTGGCACGTGGCCCGGGGTGACACCCTGACCACGGTGTCCGCCGCGGACGCCGGGAAGGTCAAGCGGATCCGGAACAATCCACGGGTCGAGGTGGTGGCCTGCGACCTGCGCGGCAAGGTGGCGCCGGGAGCGCAGCCGGTGCGCGGCACCGCGGTGCTGCTGCCGCCGTCGGAGACCGAGAAGACCCGGCGCCTGATGGAGACCCGCTACGTGACGGCGCGGATCGGCGGCTTCGTCAGCCGGCTGCTGCGCATCAAGCGCCCGGCCGGGATCGGCATCGTCATCACACTCTGA
- a CDS encoding metalloregulator ArsR/SmtB family transcription factor, translated as MDEVAGAIADPVRREILLMLRDGSRSAGQIADRFAISRPAVSRHLRVLREAGLVRDTADGRRRVYALVTAPLDELAGWLERLTRPSGWEHRFDALETEVYRTRRERRRAAGQQSSEEEIA; from the coding sequence GTGGACGAGGTGGCGGGGGCGATCGCGGACCCGGTGCGGCGGGAGATCCTGCTGATGCTGCGGGACGGGTCGCGGTCCGCCGGGCAGATAGCCGACCGGTTCGCGATCAGCCGGCCGGCCGTCAGCCGGCACCTGCGGGTGCTGCGCGAGGCCGGGCTGGTGCGCGACACCGCGGACGGGCGGCGCCGGGTCTACGCGCTGGTCACCGCGCCGCTCGACGAGCTGGCCGGGTGGCTGGAGCGGCTGACCCGGCCGTCCGGCTGGGAGCACCGCTTCGACGCGCTGGAGACCGAGGTCTACCGCACCCGCCGCGAGCGGCGCCGGGCCGCCGGGCAGCAGAGTTCCGAGGAGGAGATCGCATGA
- a CDS encoding NAD-dependent epimerase/dehydratase family protein: MRVVVTGAAGFIGSHLAEALVAAGHDVLAVDVTGGGAVQHRAELALAGMTVTECDLAADDLAPLADSDVILHLAGRPGVRDSGGPRTWRDNVTATERLVEACAGRGTRIVLASSSSVYGSAERPCDEDEVTAPLSPYATSKLAAEQVVRRGSCDGVVLRYFSVYGPRQRPDMAFHRFIEAGLAGVPAPLFGDGGQSRSFTYVGDVVAATVRAAETPLPSGTVLNIGNPATVTVGDALERIGRLLGTMPPTVVKDEAPGDVARTWAGTGRAARLLGWTASTGLDDGLARQIAWHRERRERG, translated from the coding sequence GTGCGGGTGGTGGTGACGGGAGCGGCGGGGTTCATCGGCAGTCACCTCGCCGAGGCACTCGTGGCCGCTGGGCACGACGTGCTGGCCGTGGACGTGACCGGGGGCGGCGCCGTCCAGCACCGGGCTGAGCTGGCCCTCGCCGGGATGACGGTGACGGAGTGCGACCTGGCCGCCGACGATCTCGCGCCGCTGGCCGACAGCGACGTGATCCTGCATCTGGCCGGGCGGCCCGGGGTGCGTGACTCCGGCGGGCCGCGGACCTGGCGGGACAACGTGACCGCCACCGAGCGGCTGGTCGAGGCGTGCGCCGGGCGGGGGACGCGGATCGTGCTGGCGTCGAGTTCGAGCGTGTACGGCAGCGCGGAACGGCCGTGCGACGAGGACGAGGTCACGGCGCCGCTCAGTCCGTACGCCACATCGAAGCTCGCGGCGGAACAGGTCGTGCGGCGAGGGAGCTGCGACGGGGTTGTGCTCCGGTATTTCTCGGTCTACGGGCCTCGGCAGCGGCCGGACATGGCGTTCCACCGGTTCATCGAGGCGGGGCTGGCCGGGGTGCCGGCGCCGCTGTTCGGCGACGGCGGGCAGAGCCGGTCGTTCACCTATGTCGGGGACGTGGTGGCGGCGACGGTCCGGGCCGCGGAGACGCCGCTGCCGAGCGGGACGGTGCTGAACATCGGCAATCCGGCGACGGTCACCGTCGGTGACGCGCTGGAGCGGATCGGGCGGCTGCTCGGGACCATGCCGCCGACCGTGGTCAAGGACGAGGCGCCCGGTGACGTCGCCCGCACCTGGGCCGGCACCGGCCGGGCGGCCCGGTTGCTCGGCTGGACCGCGAGCACGGGACTGGACGACGGGCTGGCCCGGCAGATCGCCTGGCATCGGGAGCGGCGCGAGCGTGGCTGA
- a CDS encoding putative bifunctional diguanylate cyclase/phosphodiesterase translates to MDRTGMRRVCGLIVVLAGLATVLWFFAGRLPAVQSTGPFMWLVVAVLSAVAERFVLHIQLGREAQGISLSEVPLLLGLFLTTPAQFGVGRTLGMLATCVLLRRANPIKTAFNTVEVALESAVALLVFHGVLGLAGDGTLGRWTAAFAMAGTVGAVSALSTTAVVSLADGSVRPGDLLREPARGALTSMVTAIAGLIVVALLQQNPWNALLAAIALTGLMVAYRAYAGLAERHLALERLHRFSQAVGDHPEIDDVLRTVLAQATQVLHAARAEVLFLPGTPGSEAVRIRAGRHGRLQRAASAVTGPWERAVDGGEPVLITRLTRDPEEREYLTGEAVRDVIIVPLRGDAGLIGALMVADRLGDVRAFDEADVTLLQTVANQAAIALGKGRLADRLEHQAAHDALTGLPNRTALHRRLDELLAARADAGVAVLLMDLDDFKKINDTLGHHHGDAVLQHVARLLRDAVPEEVVVARLGGDEFAVVVPRVANPREAVEIGDRLRVALRTPATVDGIRLEVGASLGVAVAPEHGDDVAGLLRHADMAMYQAKNTHRGTAVFDPAGPAPESPAQLALVGELRSGLGRGELRLYVQPKADARTGEVVGVEALVRWQHPRHGLIMPDEFIPIAERNGLINALTAEVLDLAVTAAAGWAAAGDPVSIAVNLSARSLLGTDLAGQVAALLAGRQLPAGLLTLELTESSMMTDPRGVAALLAQLNAMGVRLSIDDFGTGYSSLSTLRRLPLDEIKIDKSFVMGLEGNADDETIVRSVVDLGLNLGLHVVAEGVENERIWRILRQMGCTLIQGYYLTRPIPVGDFPAWLAEYRETRGALALQADAA, encoded by the coding sequence GTGGATCGCACCGGGATGCGCCGGGTCTGCGGGCTGATCGTCGTGCTCGCCGGGCTCGCCACGGTGCTGTGGTTCTTCGCCGGCCGGCTGCCGGCCGTACAGTCAACCGGTCCTTTCATGTGGCTGGTCGTGGCCGTGCTGTCGGCGGTCGCGGAACGGTTCGTGCTGCACATCCAGCTGGGCCGGGAGGCGCAGGGGATCTCGCTCAGCGAGGTGCCGCTGCTGCTCGGGCTGTTCCTGACCACGCCGGCCCAGTTCGGCGTCGGGCGCACCCTGGGGATGCTCGCGACCTGCGTGCTGCTGCGCCGGGCCAACCCGATCAAAACCGCTTTCAACACGGTCGAGGTCGCGCTCGAGTCGGCGGTGGCGCTGCTGGTCTTCCACGGCGTCCTCGGCCTGGCCGGCGACGGCACCCTGGGCCGCTGGACGGCCGCCTTCGCCATGGCCGGCACGGTCGGCGCGGTCAGCGCGCTGAGCACCACCGCGGTGGTCTCCCTGGCCGACGGCTCGGTGCGGCCCGGCGACCTGCTGCGCGAACCCGCCCGCGGCGCGCTCACCTCGATGGTCACCGCGATCGCCGGCCTGATCGTGGTCGCCCTGCTGCAGCAGAACCCGTGGAACGCGCTGCTCGCCGCGATCGCGCTGACCGGCCTGATGGTCGCCTACCGCGCCTACGCCGGGCTGGCCGAACGGCACCTCGCGCTGGAACGGCTGCACCGGTTCAGCCAAGCGGTCGGCGACCACCCGGAGATCGACGACGTGCTGCGCACCGTGCTGGCGCAGGCCACCCAGGTGCTGCACGCCGCCCGCGCCGAGGTGCTCTTCCTGCCCGGCACGCCGGGCAGCGAGGCGGTCCGGATCCGGGCCGGGCGGCACGGGCGCCTGCAGCGCGCCGCGAGCGCGGTGACCGGCCCGTGGGAGCGGGCGGTGGACGGCGGCGAACCGGTGCTGATCACCCGGCTCACCCGGGACCCGGAGGAGCGCGAATACCTGACCGGCGAGGCGGTCCGGGACGTCATCATCGTGCCGCTGCGCGGGGACGCCGGGCTGATCGGGGCGCTGATGGTCGCCGACCGGCTCGGCGACGTGCGGGCCTTCGACGAGGCCGACGTGACGCTGCTGCAGACGGTGGCCAACCAGGCGGCGATCGCGCTGGGCAAGGGTCGCCTCGCCGACCGGCTCGAACATCAGGCGGCGCACGACGCGCTGACCGGGCTGCCGAACCGGACCGCCCTGCACCGCCGGCTCGACGAGCTGCTCGCCGCCCGCGCCGACGCCGGGGTGGCGGTGCTGCTGATGGACCTGGACGACTTCAAGAAGATCAACGACACCCTCGGGCACCACCACGGTGACGCGGTGCTGCAGCACGTCGCCCGGTTGCTGCGGGACGCCGTACCGGAGGAGGTGGTCGTGGCCCGGCTGGGCGGTGACGAGTTCGCGGTCGTCGTGCCCCGGGTGGCCAATCCGCGGGAAGCGGTCGAGATCGGCGACCGGCTGCGGGTGGCGCTGCGCACCCCGGCCACCGTCGACGGCATCCGGCTGGAGGTGGGCGCGTCGCTGGGCGTCGCGGTCGCCCCGGAGCACGGCGACGACGTGGCCGGCCTGCTGCGGCACGCGGACATGGCGATGTACCAGGCGAAGAACACCCACCGCGGCACCGCGGTCTTCGACCCGGCCGGCCCGGCCCCGGAGAGCCCGGCGCAGCTGGCGCTGGTCGGCGAGTTGCGGTCCGGGCTGGGCCGCGGCGAGCTGCGGCTGTACGTGCAGCCGAAGGCCGACGCGCGCACCGGCGAGGTGGTCGGCGTGGAGGCCCTGGTGCGCTGGCAGCACCCGCGGCACGGGCTGATCATGCCGGACGAGTTCATCCCGATCGCCGAGCGCAACGGGCTGATCAACGCGCTCACCGCGGAGGTGCTGGACCTCGCGGTCACCGCGGCGGCCGGCTGGGCCGCGGCCGGCGATCCGGTGTCGATCGCGGTGAACCTGTCCGCCCGCAGCCTGCTCGGCACCGACCTGGCCGGTCAGGTGGCCGCGCTGCTCGCCGGCCGGCAGCTGCCGGCCGGCCTGCTCACCCTGGAGCTGACCGAGAGCTCGATGATGACCGACCCGCGGGGCGTCGCCGCGCTGCTGGCGCAGCTGAACGCGATGGGCGTCCGGCTCTCCATCGACGACTTCGGCACCGGCTACTCGTCGCTGTCCACGCTGCGCCGGCTGCCGCTCGACGAAATCAAGATCGACAAGTCGTTCGTGATGGGGCTGGAGGGCAACGCCGACGACGAGACGATCGTCCGCTCGGTCGTCGACCTCGGCCTCAACCTGGGCCTGCACGTGGTGGCCGAGGGCGTGGAGAACGAGCGGATCTGGCGGATCCTGCGCCAGATGGGCTGCACGCTGATCCAGGGCTACTACCTGACCCGCCCGATCCCGGTCGGCGACTTCCCGGCCTGGCTGGCCGAGTACCGGGAGACCCGCGGCGCCCTGGCCCTGCAGGCCGACGCGGCCTGA
- a CDS encoding SRPBCC family protein, giving the protein MSPTPTGRLAGTDLVLTRTFRAPVDDVWASLTDPERTARWYGPWEGDAGPGRIIKVQMAHEEGRPWMDMTIDACEPPRRLALSADEGGDRWVLELALTEADGVTELRFTQHLTGLGAVGEIGPGWEFYLDALVAARDGAPMPDFDDYYPSQKEYFEAQRPGD; this is encoded by the coding sequence ATGAGTCCGACACCCACCGGCCGGCTTGCCGGCACCGACCTGGTGCTGACCCGCACCTTCCGCGCCCCGGTCGACGACGTCTGGGCCAGCCTCACCGACCCGGAGCGGACCGCGCGCTGGTACGGGCCGTGGGAGGGCGACGCCGGGCCGGGCCGGATCATCAAGGTGCAGATGGCCCACGAGGAGGGCCGGCCGTGGATGGACATGACCATCGACGCCTGCGAGCCGCCGCGCCGGCTGGCGCTCTCCGCCGACGAGGGCGGCGACCGCTGGGTGCTGGAGCTGGCGCTGACCGAGGCGGACGGCGTCACCGAGCTGCGTTTCACCCAGCACCTGACCGGTCTCGGCGCGGTCGGCGAGATCGGCCCGGGCTGGGAGTTCTACCTGGACGCGCTGGTCGCCGCCCGCGACGGCGCGCCGATGCCGGACTTCGACGACTACTACCCGTCGCAGAAGGAGTATTTCGAGGCGCAGCGCCCCGGCGACTGA
- a CDS encoding SGNH/GDSL hydrolase family protein codes for MRRERLTRAVIAVFAWAVLTPAVAVAQEPIAGAGGSPGAWTDAWTGSIQGVYPVGYSVAQPGTPGPAGPGNTAPLLTAAFPDNQARNQTLRMIVHPNVAGTGWRIRLSNEFGTRPVTFGRAAAGRQSTGGNVAAGTNRALTFAGRRSVTVPAGRTVLSDPVAVPITDAASQRLAVSLHVTGASGPMTWHAAAFTTSYLAGPDTGDHTGDLADTAFPYSTTSWFFVSAVQAQRRDAATVVAFGDSITDGFFSTINGDDRWPDVLQRRLDQGRPGKRPISVVTEAIGGNMVTRIGRTPGGCTPCDGPPALDRLDRDVLDRPGVRVVILLEGINDLGGGGATAEQVITGYREIVRRVHARGIKIIGATLTPSAGTAFGLYGTPETDAKRRTINDFIRTGGLFDGVADFAAVTEDPANPGHLLPAFDTNSSAGGPGDHLHPNRAGFLAMAGAIDVAQLRSLV; via the coding sequence ATGCGAAGAGAACGTCTGACCCGGGCCGTCATCGCCGTCTTCGCCTGGGCGGTGCTGACGCCCGCGGTCGCGGTGGCGCAGGAACCGATCGCCGGCGCCGGCGGCTCCCCGGGCGCCTGGACCGACGCGTGGACCGGCTCGATCCAGGGCGTCTACCCGGTCGGCTACTCGGTCGCCCAGCCCGGGACGCCCGGCCCGGCCGGCCCCGGGAACACCGCGCCGCTGCTGACCGCCGCCTTCCCGGACAACCAGGCGCGCAACCAGACACTGCGCATGATCGTGCACCCGAACGTCGCCGGCACCGGCTGGCGGATCCGGCTGTCCAACGAGTTCGGCACCCGGCCGGTGACCTTCGGGCGGGCGGCCGCGGGCCGGCAGTCCACCGGCGGCAACGTCGCGGCCGGCACCAACCGGGCGCTCACCTTCGCCGGCCGGCGGTCGGTCACCGTCCCGGCGGGCCGGACCGTGCTGAGCGACCCGGTCGCCGTGCCGATCACCGACGCGGCGTCGCAGCGCCTCGCGGTGAGCCTGCACGTGACCGGCGCCAGCGGGCCGATGACCTGGCACGCGGCGGCGTTCACCACGTCGTACCTGGCCGGGCCGGACACCGGCGACCACACCGGGGACCTCGCCGACACCGCGTTCCCGTACTCCACCACGTCGTGGTTCTTCGTCTCCGCGGTGCAGGCGCAGCGCCGCGACGCCGCCACCGTGGTGGCGTTCGGCGACTCGATCACCGACGGGTTCTTCTCCACGATCAACGGCGACGACCGGTGGCCCGACGTGCTGCAACGCCGGCTCGACCAGGGCCGGCCGGGCAAGCGCCCGATCTCCGTGGTCACCGAGGCGATCGGCGGCAACATGGTCACCCGGATCGGCCGCACACCCGGCGGCTGCACCCCGTGCGACGGGCCGCCCGCGCTCGACCGGCTGGACCGCGACGTGCTGGACCGGCCCGGCGTCCGGGTGGTGATCCTGCTCGAGGGCATCAACGACCTGGGTGGCGGCGGTGCCACCGCGGAGCAGGTGATCACCGGGTACCGGGAGATCGTCCGGCGGGTGCACGCCCGCGGCATCAAGATCATCGGCGCCACGCTGACGCCGTCGGCGGGCACCGCGTTCGGGCTCTACGGGACCCCGGAGACCGACGCCAAGCGACGGACGATCAACGACTTCATCCGTACAGGTGGCCTGTTCGACGGGGTCGCCGACTTCGCCGCGGTCACCGAGGATCCGGCCAACCCCGGGCATCTGCTGCCCGCCTTCGACACCAACAGCAGCGCCGGTGGGCCCGGTGACCACCTGCACCCGAACCGGGCCGGGTTCCTCGCGATGGCCGGCGCGATCGACGTGGCCCAGTTGCGCAGCCTCGTCTGA
- a CDS encoding S8 family serine peptidase: MSSAKSVSSARRWRRAALTAGPVVALAVGTGCLPAAALAAPATPPGAPVGVIVALDAGANVAGAEAVVVRKGGTVRRELPIVNGFAATVPGSAVAALRTLAGVRSVTPDGSGHLMVVDPALGYDPVSDEGSLSFVRDVVHATDAWKAGYTGKGVDVALIDSGVAPVAGLTSGTVVNGPDLSFESQYADVRYRDTFGHGTHMASIIAGRDAAGTPAGYTTGKGYTGIAPDARIVSVKVAAADGSADVSQVIAGIDWVTQHAHDYGLNIKVLNLSYGTDSVQSSVLDPLSYAVEQAWRKGIVVVVAAGNDGTLRQELANPAANPYVLAVGAEDPNYTLASGNDTVPLFAQRGTAARHVDVVAPGVHILGLRVPNSFVDQLNPLGRVGSRFLRGSGTSQATAVVSGVAALLLQKNPAATPDQVKYLITAKAAAFPLARQIWQGTGLVDVRQSLSLKPADAPVQKFTTSTGAGTLEGARGSDHVLLGGKALTGEKDIFGRTWNATAMSAATAAGTAWSGGDFNGSTWTGTAFSGVGTDWTAVKWTGSDGTGGTWSSRSWVSRSWVSGSWDSRSWVSGVWYSRSWVSDGWADASWS; this comes from the coding sequence GTGAGTTCGGCGAAGAGCGTGAGTTCGGCAAGGAGATGGCGGCGTGCGGCGCTCACCGCCGGGCCGGTGGTGGCGCTCGCGGTCGGGACCGGATGCCTGCCGGCTGCGGCGCTGGCCGCCCCCGCGACGCCACCGGGCGCACCGGTCGGGGTGATCGTCGCGCTCGACGCGGGCGCGAACGTCGCCGGCGCCGAGGCCGTCGTGGTGCGCAAGGGCGGCACGGTCCGGCGGGAGCTGCCGATCGTCAACGGGTTCGCGGCGACGGTGCCGGGCTCGGCGGTCGCCGCGCTGCGGACGCTGGCCGGCGTGCGGTCGGTGACCCCGGACGGGTCCGGCCACCTGATGGTGGTGGACCCGGCGCTGGGCTACGACCCGGTCAGCGACGAGGGGTCGCTGTCGTTCGTCCGGGACGTGGTGCACGCGACCGACGCCTGGAAGGCGGGGTACACCGGCAAGGGCGTGGACGTCGCGCTGATCGACTCCGGGGTGGCCCCGGTCGCCGGGCTCACCTCGGGCACCGTGGTGAACGGGCCGGACCTGTCGTTCGAGTCGCAGTACGCCGACGTGCGCTACCGGGACACCTTCGGGCACGGCACGCACATGGCGTCGATCATCGCCGGCCGGGACGCCGCCGGAACCCCGGCCGGCTACACCACCGGCAAGGGGTACACCGGCATCGCGCCGGACGCCCGGATCGTCAGCGTCAAGGTGGCCGCGGCGGACGGCTCCGCGGACGTGTCCCAGGTGATCGCCGGGATCGACTGGGTCACCCAGCACGCGCACGACTACGGGCTCAACATCAAGGTCCTGAACCTCTCGTACGGCACGGACAGCGTCCAGTCGTCGGTGCTCGACCCGCTCTCGTACGCCGTCGAGCAGGCCTGGCGCAAGGGCATCGTGGTGGTGGTCGCGGCCGGCAACGACGGCACCCTGCGGCAGGAGCTGGCCAACCCGGCGGCCAACCCGTACGTGCTCGCGGTCGGCGCCGAGGACCCGAACTACACGCTCGCCTCCGGCAACGACACGGTGCCGCTGTTCGCCCAGCGCGGCACCGCCGCCCGGCACGTCGACGTGGTGGCGCCCGGCGTGCACATCCTCGGCCTGCGGGTGCCGAACAGCTTCGTCGACCAGCTCAATCCGCTCGGCCGGGTGGGCAGCCGGTTCCTCCGGGGCAGCGGCACCTCGCAGGCCACCGCGGTGGTCTCCGGAGTCGCCGCGCTGCTGCTGCAGAAGAACCCCGCCGCCACCCCGGACCAGGTCAAGTACCTGATCACCGCGAAGGCCGCGGCGTTCCCGCTGGCCCGGCAGATCTGGCAGGGCACCGGCCTGGTCGACGTGCGGCAGTCGCTGAGCCTCAAGCCGGCCGACGCGCCGGTGCAGAAGTTCACCACGTCGACCGGTGCGGGCACCCTGGAGGGTGCCCGCGGCAGCGACCACGTGCTGCTCGGCGGCAAGGCGCTGACCGGTGAGAAGGACATCTTCGGCCGGACCTGGAACGCCACCGCCATGTCCGCGGCGACCGCCGCCGGCACCGCCTGGAGCGGCGGCGACTTCAACGGCAGCACCTGGACCGGCACGGCCTTCAGCGGGGTCGGCACCGACTGGACCGCGGTCAAGTGGACCGGCTCGGACGGGACCGGTGGCACCTGGTCGAGCCGCAGCTGGGTGAGCCGCAGCTGGGTCTCCGGCAGCTGGGACAGCCGCAGCTGGGTCAGCGGCGTCTGGTACAGCCGCAGCTGGGTGTCGGACGGGTGGGCGGACGCCTCCTGGAGCTGA
- a CDS encoding SCO6745 family protein — MSSIRHLWQLFEPLHAVTYFAPEARAGFESAGLRGFWRGYFAGRAAPLGAVTAAPVTALFFSFAPAMVARALPDVWQRATPEEALTARLDGAVAALRAVLPAEPSRWAEAADLLAAAARAAGTDGRALGAANAALPTPADPLARLWQAATVLREHRGDGHIAALVDAELTGCQALVLRDALYGGREQLQPNRGWTDDEWDAAARALTGRGWLDRDGRPTAAGEAAHREVESRTDRLAAQPWTAVGAADRDRLARLLEPLAGAAATVVPFPNPMGLPRP; from the coding sequence ATGTCATCGATACGGCACCTGTGGCAGCTGTTCGAGCCGCTGCACGCGGTCACCTACTTCGCGCCGGAGGCCCGGGCCGGGTTCGAGAGCGCCGGCCTGCGCGGGTTCTGGCGCGGCTACTTCGCCGGGCGGGCGGCGCCGCTGGGCGCGGTGACCGCGGCCCCGGTCACCGCGCTGTTCTTCTCGTTCGCGCCGGCCATGGTGGCCCGGGCGCTGCCCGACGTCTGGCAGCGGGCAACGCCGGAGGAGGCGCTGACCGCACGGCTCGACGGCGCGGTGGCCGCCCTGCGCGCGGTGCTGCCGGCCGAGCCGTCGCGCTGGGCGGAGGCCGCCGACCTGCTGGCGGCCGCGGCCCGGGCGGCCGGCACCGACGGCCGGGCGCTCGGCGCGGCCAACGCCGCCCTGCCGACGCCGGCCGACCCGCTGGCCCGGCTGTGGCAGGCCGCCACCGTGCTGCGCGAGCACCGGGGTGACGGGCACATCGCCGCGCTGGTCGACGCCGAGCTCACCGGGTGTCAGGCGCTGGTGCTGCGCGACGCCCTGTACGGCGGCCGGGAGCAGCTGCAACCGAACCGCGGCTGGACCGACGACGAGTGGGACGCCGCGGCCCGGGCGCTGACCGGCCGCGGCTGGCTGGACCGGGACGGCCGGCCCACCGCCGCCGGCGAGGCGGCGCACCGCGAGGTGGAGAGCCGGACCGACCGGCTGGCCGCGCAGCCGTGGACGGCGGTCGGTGCTGCCGACCGGGACCGGCTGGCCCGGCTGCTGGAGCCGCTGGCCGGCGCGGCCGCCACGGTCGTGCCGTTCCCCAACCCGATGGGCCTGCCCCGCCCCTGA
- the dmpI gene encoding 4-oxalocrotonate tautomerase DmpI, with protein sequence MPIVTIQQGPRDAELKRDLVARITDAFVDAYRIPAESVQVWIHEVGPESWGAAGKLTADR encoded by the coding sequence ATGCCCATCGTCACCATCCAGCAGGGCCCCCGCGACGCGGAACTCAAGCGCGACCTGGTCGCCCGGATCACCGACGCGTTCGTCGACGCCTACCGGATCCCGGCCGAGTCGGTCCAGGTCTGGATCCACGAGGTCGGCCCGGAGAGCTGGGGCGCGGCCGGCAAGTTGACCGCCGACCGCTGA
- a CDS encoding LysR family transcriptional regulator encodes MELRQLRYFVTVAEELHFGRAAERLTIVQSAVSQQIGRLERELGVTLFDRTPRRVRLTEAGAAFLPAAHRVLDAERDALATVAGFVAGRESVLRVGTSRGLGDRLERILEELARLAPDTRAELVSAATQERLRRVADREWDAAFVRGTVQLPDGLRQVPVWQDRLVVAVSARHRPPPDDARPGPSGVELAGLAGMPLYLTPRRTNPPLVDLVLRACRDAGFEPLPGPPASSLEDTLAAFAAGARGWTVVYAAAARQVHRPRVAFLPVPLALPTSLVLPATGGRAAALLAACQRVASDDPDQ; translated from the coding sequence GTGGAGCTGCGCCAGCTGAGGTACTTCGTCACGGTGGCCGAGGAGCTGCATTTCGGCCGGGCCGCCGAGCGGCTGACGATCGTCCAGTCGGCGGTGAGCCAGCAGATCGGCCGGCTGGAGCGGGAGCTGGGCGTGACGTTGTTCGACCGGACCCCGCGCCGGGTGCGGCTGACCGAGGCGGGGGCCGCGTTCCTGCCGGCCGCCCACCGGGTCCTGGACGCCGAGCGGGACGCGCTGGCCACCGTCGCCGGGTTCGTCGCCGGCCGGGAGTCGGTGCTGCGCGTCGGCACCAGCCGCGGGCTGGGCGACCGGCTGGAACGCATCCTCGAGGAGCTGGCCCGGCTGGCCCCGGACACCCGCGCCGAGCTGGTCTCGGCGGCCACCCAGGAGCGGCTGCGCCGGGTCGCGGACCGGGAGTGGGATGCCGCGTTCGTGCGCGGGACGGTCCAGCTGCCGGACGGGCTCCGGCAGGTCCCGGTGTGGCAGGACCGGCTGGTGGTGGCGGTCTCGGCCCGGCACCGCCCGCCCCCGGACGATGCCCGCCCGGGTCCGTCCGGCGTGGAGCTCGCCGGGCTGGCCGGGATGCCGCTCTACCTGACGCCGCGGCGCACCAATCCGCCGCTGGTCGACCTGGTGCTGCGGGCCTGCCGGGACGCCGGGTTCGAGCCGCTGCCCGGCCCGCCGGCCAGCAGTCTGGAGGACACCCTGGCGGCGTTCGCTGCGGGCGCCCGGGGCTGGACGGTGGTGTACGCGGCGGCCGCCCGGCAGGTGCACCGGCCGCGGGTGGCGTTCCTGCCGGTCCCGCTGGCGCTGCCCACCTCGCTGGTGCTGCCGGCCACCGGCGGCCGGGCCGCCGCGCTGCTGGCGGCCTGCCAGCGGGTGGCAAGCGACGATCCCGATCAGTGA